A DNA window from Bradyrhizobium barranii subsp. barranii contains the following coding sequences:
- a CDS encoding MurR/RpiR family transcriptional regulator, with the protein MNKAQGAMSYDELRGAIAQRHRALSGRLQQIAEFVLDHPTDVALGTVAEVAQRSGVPPSAIVRFAHALGFGGFTEMQQVFRSRLVAGVAPSYKARLARMKSEEKSVLGRQPAAVLSRFVSEAQSSLVTLSQSVHARELDAATAILAKARDIYLLGLGGSFPVATHLAYVLRKLGRRVVLLDGTGGSIHEQSHAATTEDALVAISFRNYYPDTARLFPELVARGVPTISITDSLLSPIVEGASVVFEIQDMPEPALRTLVAPMCLVQAMAIGLDLAAD; encoded by the coding sequence ATGAACAAGGCACAAGGCGCGATGAGCTACGACGAGCTGCGCGGCGCCATTGCGCAGCGGCACCGGGCGCTATCCGGCCGGCTGCAGCAGATCGCGGAGTTCGTGCTCGATCACCCGACCGATGTCGCGCTCGGCACCGTGGCCGAGGTGGCGCAGCGCTCGGGCGTGCCGCCCTCGGCGATCGTTCGCTTCGCCCATGCGCTCGGCTTTGGCGGCTTCACCGAGATGCAGCAGGTATTCCGCTCACGCCTCGTTGCCGGCGTCGCGCCGAGCTACAAGGCGCGGCTCGCCCGCATGAAGAGCGAGGAGAAATCGGTACTCGGCCGCCAGCCGGCCGCGGTGCTGTCCCGCTTCGTCTCGGAGGCGCAATCGTCGCTGGTGACGCTGAGCCAGTCGGTGCATGCGCGCGAGCTCGACGCGGCAACTGCGATCCTTGCGAAAGCGCGCGACATCTATCTGCTCGGCCTCGGCGGCTCGTTTCCGGTTGCGACCCACCTCGCCTACGTGCTGCGCAAGCTCGGACGCCGCGTCGTCCTGCTCGACGGCACGGGCGGCAGCATCCACGAGCAGTCGCATGCCGCAACCACGGAGGACGCGCTGGTCGCGATCAGCTTCCGGAACTACTATCCGGATACGGCGCGGCTGTTTCCCGAACTCGTTGCGCGAGGCGTGCCCACGATTTCCATCACCGACAGCCTCTTGAGCCCGATCGTCGAAGGCGCGAGCGTCGTGTTCGAGATCCAGGACATGCCCGAGCCGGCGCTGCGCACGCTGGTCGCACCGATGTGCCTCGTGCAGGCCATGGCGATCGGGCTCGATCTCGCGGCGGACTGA
- a CDS encoding SDR family NAD(P)-dependent oxidoreductase, whose product MAAHDGKVLSGQVALVTGAGRGLGRAFAEKLAALGADVAIHGMRENGPAEYGEGTTLTAVAAEIGQQFGVRSQRVLGDLTKGDDIARVIAETEAVLGPIDILVHNAGGDIAAVGGKPDPNDAVNIKEADVRAVLERNLLSTILTCQAVAKGMMDRRRGRIVTLGSVAAFKGRTQGSIYAVSKAGVTHYTRCLADQLRAYDIAVNCIAPGDTRTGRFLGTRAVDPDRMVETGTLDRIATVDEVARVVEFFAGPMGAFVSGQVLRIDGGGQCWPG is encoded by the coding sequence ATGGCTGCACATGACGGGAAAGTATTGTCAGGACAGGTGGCGTTGGTGACCGGCGCGGGACGCGGGCTCGGACGCGCCTTTGCAGAGAAGCTCGCCGCGCTCGGCGCCGATGTCGCCATCCACGGCATGCGCGAGAACGGGCCGGCGGAGTATGGCGAGGGCACCACCCTCACCGCGGTCGCCGCAGAGATCGGCCAGCAATTCGGCGTCCGCAGCCAGCGCGTGCTCGGCGATCTCACCAAAGGCGATGACATCGCGCGCGTGATTGCCGAGACGGAAGCAGTCCTCGGCCCGATCGATATTCTCGTGCACAATGCCGGCGGCGACATCGCAGCCGTCGGCGGCAAGCCCGACCCGAACGACGCGGTGAACATCAAGGAGGCCGATGTGCGCGCGGTGCTGGAGCGCAACCTGCTCTCGACCATCCTGACCTGCCAGGCGGTCGCAAAGGGCATGATGGATCGGCGCCGCGGCCGCATCGTCACGCTCGGTTCGGTCGCCGCCTTCAAGGGCCGCACCCAGGGCTCGATCTACGCGGTGTCGAAGGCCGGCGTGACCCACTACACGCGATGCCTGGCCGACCAGCTCCGCGCCTACGACATCGCCGTCAACTGCATCGCGCCCGGCGATACCCGCACCGGCCGTTTCCTCGGCACGCGCGCGGTGGACCCTGACAGGATGGTCGAGACCGGCACGCTCGACCGCATCGCGACCGTCGACGAGGTCGCGCGCGTCGTCGAATTCTTTGCAGGTCCCATGGGCGCCTTCGTCTCGGGCCAGGTGCTCAGGATCGACGGCGGCGGACAATGCTGGCCGGGCTAA
- a CDS encoding DUF2778 domain-containing protein, with product MTTTNWLGAAAIGCVVMGAGWTIYSNVLGASVYPTVGSIGYDEPVIKRAPRVALREAGEAIRDTFALLPDRLQVAAPISREMFNERFAAAATQGVASNASAAPATQVAVAKEASKDAPKQSVIAKVADALKPAVPAKIADKSAEKAKRAPDAQMQLASADPAEIVPAPEAKPKSFADRAKAAVMSITGPRQSMVEKLWGKREPSGGLLAYASADASVTASIAPREQNPMLGGSAPYERDTAVYDITAKMVYLPDGTKLEAHSGLGSNLDDPRSSRVRMRGVTPPHIYMLKPREALFHGVPALRLTPIGGESAIYGRDGLLAHTFMLGPNGDSNGCVSFKDYYAFLDAYRNKGIRKLAVLARVE from the coding sequence ATGACCACCACCAATTGGCTGGGCGCCGCGGCGATCGGCTGCGTCGTGATGGGCGCCGGCTGGACCATCTACAGCAACGTCCTCGGCGCCAGCGTCTATCCGACCGTCGGCAGCATTGGCTACGACGAGCCCGTGATCAAGCGCGCGCCCAGGGTGGCGCTGCGTGAGGCTGGCGAGGCCATCAGGGACACCTTTGCGCTGCTGCCCGACCGGCTTCAGGTCGCAGCCCCGATCTCGCGCGAGATGTTCAACGAGCGCTTTGCCGCGGCCGCGACCCAGGGCGTTGCGTCGAACGCGAGCGCCGCGCCCGCAACCCAGGTCGCCGTCGCCAAGGAAGCGTCGAAGGACGCCCCCAAGCAGAGCGTGATCGCGAAGGTCGCGGACGCGCTGAAGCCGGCGGTGCCGGCCAAGATTGCTGACAAGTCCGCGGAGAAGGCCAAGCGCGCACCGGATGCGCAGATGCAACTGGCTTCGGCCGATCCGGCCGAGATCGTGCCGGCACCCGAGGCGAAGCCGAAATCGTTTGCCGATCGCGCCAAGGCCGCGGTGATGTCGATCACCGGTCCGCGCCAGTCGATGGTCGAGAAGCTCTGGGGCAAGCGCGAGCCGTCCGGCGGGCTGCTGGCCTATGCCTCGGCTGATGCCAGCGTGACCGCGTCCATCGCGCCGCGGGAGCAGAACCCCATGCTCGGCGGTTCGGCGCCCTATGAGCGCGACACGGCGGTCTACGACATCACCGCCAAGATGGTTTACCTGCCCGACGGTACCAAGCTCGAGGCGCATTCCGGCCTTGGCTCCAATCTCGACGATCCGCGCTCCTCGCGTGTCCGCATGCGCGGCGTGACGCCGCCGCACATCTACATGCTGAAGCCGCGCGAAGCGCTGTTCCATGGTGTGCCGGCGCTGCGCCTGACCCCGATCGGCGGCGAGAGCGCGATCTACGGCCGCGACGGCCTGCTCGCCCACACCTTTATGCTCGGGCCGAACGGTGACTCCAACGGCTGCGTGTCGTTCAAGGACTATTACGCGTTCCTCGACGCCTACCGTAACAAGGGCATCCGCAAGCTCGCGGTGCTGGCGCGGGTCGAGTGA
- a CDS encoding FecR domain-containing protein — MRGIAGAGIFALAWLFQLTGSANAQPAVNVGCTASPSAAGTQVWRCDNGITIVAENGARFELKDANRDGHIDSVELSSKALLIEVPKKPGGNPFKVLTPQAIAAVRGTKWAVDVAEAKTAVFVADGRVGVSRRARGRGVVLGPGQGVDVEATGPLTVKTWGQPRVDALMARLGQ, encoded by the coding sequence ATGAGAGGGATCGCGGGCGCCGGTATTTTCGCTCTGGCGTGGTTGTTTCAGCTGACCGGGTCTGCGAATGCACAGCCGGCTGTCAACGTCGGCTGCACGGCATCGCCATCGGCTGCGGGCACGCAAGTGTGGCGCTGCGACAACGGCATCACCATCGTTGCGGAAAACGGCGCCAGATTTGAACTTAAGGACGCCAACCGCGACGGACATATTGACTCCGTGGAGTTGAGCAGCAAGGCGCTGCTGATCGAGGTGCCCAAGAAGCCCGGCGGCAATCCCTTCAAGGTGCTGACGCCGCAGGCGATCGCCGCAGTGCGCGGGACCAAATGGGCCGTCGATGTCGCTGAGGCCAAGACCGCGGTCTTCGTTGCTGACGGCCGTGTCGGTGTGAGCCGCAGGGCTCGTGGACGCGGCGTCGTGCTCGGACCGGGCCAAGGCGTCGATGTCGAGGCAACCGGCCCGTTGACCGTCAAGACCTGGGGCCAGCCGCGCGTCGACGCGCTGATGGCAAGACTGGGTCAATAA
- a CDS encoding CHASE2 domain-containing protein → MTRRVQILVALVLTALWGAGIYAGHANGHLRFLDRLEATLTDWRTQVRGVQAPPDLVTIVAIDDTVVKRGGSYPLPRADLARVVDTIVQFKPKVVAIDLLLVDRSAAIGDATLANTLATGPMVLAAAAIFPTASETVEPGTQGPLAALPQAERFLLPLPAFADHAEVGVVNVATGQSGSPLSVPMLFRTRDKVELSFPLRVATRALDKPLTIAPDHLMLGDRVVSTDSDFALPITYYGPRRTIRTVSAQSIFDGTLNRAAIENRIVVIGAAVAGGGDFYPTPFDSLMPGVEVISTAITHLVAGDGIVRDRKVHIADALFAILLPMLLVGLLAWRRSAPGIVAAAAVMIAWAGLNLFAFTHGVWLNAATTLAAAVPPVAVFAGVQLWAGGRRTQYFAAKSRSLAQFQAPAVQEWLTRDPNFLSRPVRQDAAVVFIDLSGFTTLSERIDPDELQHLLRAFHALIDKAAVDCGGLITGFLGDGAMILFGLPHAMPDDAARALQCSIDLYRSVDRWIASLPPALRGQLGFKIGAHFGPIVASRLGESHQHITATGDTVNVANRLMEVAAQNCSRLALTDTLLDAADFHGAPNGILSGPLLTQVRGRSGVVTVWFWRDQNGPGQAATRAEMID, encoded by the coding sequence ATGACTAGACGCGTTCAGATCCTGGTGGCACTCGTCCTCACCGCGCTGTGGGGTGCCGGCATCTATGCCGGCCACGCCAACGGTCATCTGCGCTTTCTTGATCGGCTCGAGGCGACGCTGACGGATTGGCGGACCCAGGTCCGCGGCGTGCAGGCTCCGCCCGATCTCGTCACCATCGTTGCGATCGACGACACCGTCGTGAAACGCGGCGGCAGCTATCCGCTGCCGCGCGCCGATCTCGCGCGCGTCGTCGACACCATCGTGCAGTTCAAGCCGAAGGTCGTCGCGATCGACCTGCTGCTGGTCGACCGCAGCGCTGCGATCGGCGACGCGACGCTGGCCAACACGCTCGCCACCGGTCCCATGGTGCTCGCCGCTGCGGCGATCTTCCCGACCGCCAGCGAGACCGTAGAGCCGGGCACCCAAGGTCCCCTCGCCGCGCTGCCACAGGCCGAGCGCTTCCTGCTGCCGCTGCCCGCCTTCGCCGATCACGCCGAGGTCGGAGTCGTCAACGTCGCGACGGGGCAGTCGGGCTCGCCGCTTTCGGTGCCGATGCTGTTCCGGACCCGCGACAAGGTCGAGCTGTCGTTTCCCTTGCGCGTCGCGACGCGCGCGCTCGACAAGCCGCTGACGATCGCGCCGGATCATCTCATGCTCGGCGATCGCGTGGTGTCGACTGACAGCGATTTCGCGCTGCCGATCACCTATTACGGCCCGCGCCGCACCATCCGCACCGTCAGCGCCCAGAGCATTTTCGACGGTACGCTCAATCGCGCGGCGATCGAGAACCGCATCGTCGTGATCGGCGCCGCGGTCGCCGGCGGCGGCGACTTCTATCCAACACCGTTCGATTCCCTGATGCCCGGCGTCGAGGTGATCTCGACCGCGATCACCCATCTCGTCGCCGGTGACGGCATCGTGCGCGACCGCAAGGTCCACATCGCCGACGCGCTTTTCGCGATCCTTTTGCCGATGCTGCTGGTCGGCCTGCTCGCCTGGCGGCGCAGCGCGCCCGGCATCGTCGCGGCCGCCGCGGTGATGATCGCCTGGGCCGGGCTCAATCTGTTCGCCTTCACGCACGGCGTTTGGCTGAACGCCGCGACGACACTTGCCGCCGCGGTGCCGCCGGTCGCGGTCTTTGCCGGCGTGCAGCTGTGGGCCGGCGGCCGCCGCACGCAATATTTTGCCGCCAAGAGCAGGTCGCTGGCGCAATTCCAGGCGCCCGCCGTGCAGGAATGGCTGACGCGCGATCCGAATTTCCTGTCCAGGCCGGTCCGGCAGGATGCGGCCGTCGTCTTCATCGATCTCTCCGGTTTCACGACGCTCAGCGAACGGATCGATCCGGACGAGCTGCAGCATCTGCTGAGGGCATTTCACGCGCTGATCGACAAGGCCGCGGTCGATTGCGGCGGCCTGATCACCGGCTTTCTCGGCGACGGCGCCATGATCCTGTTCGGACTGCCACACGCGATGCCCGACGACGCGGCGCGCGCGCTGCAATGCTCGATCGACCTGTATCGCAGCGTCGATCGCTGGATCGCTTCGCTGCCGCCTGCCCTTCGCGGCCAGCTCGGTTTCAAGATCGGCGCGCATTTCGGCCCGATCGTCGCCTCCCGCCTCGGTGAAAGCCACCAGCACATCACGGCGACGGGCGACACGGTCAACGTCGCGAACCGCTTGATGGAGGTTGCCGCCCAGAACTGTTCGCGGCTCGCGCTGACCGATACGCTGCTTGATGCGGCCGACTTCCACGGCGCTCCCAACGGCATTCTGTCAGGTCCCCTGCTCACCCAGGTCCGCGGCCGCTCCGGCGTCGTGACCGTCTGGTTCTGGCGCGACCAGAATGGGCCGGGTCAGGCCGCCACCAGGGCCGAGATGATCGACTGA